A single Dunckerocampus dactyliophorus isolate RoL2022-P2 chromosome 2, RoL_Ddac_1.1, whole genome shotgun sequence DNA region contains:
- the zranb1a gene encoding ubiquitin thioesterase Zranb1, producing the protein MTDQRDKWACDYCTYENWPSATKCTMCRAQRSRAPIITEEPYKSSPDRDPSHEWDLPASEGGSSLLICPDSSARPRICSASMAEIATKWSCHMCTYLNWPRAIRCTQCLCQRPKSCSPTESPHTSSSNVGSRPVLHSPVDPCEEYNDRNRLNTHQQHWTCSSCTYQNVPKMLKCVVCDHPKPYHHEAIELAQPVDHSPVINEQDRLRWRAGGGGGCSGGQGQRRSPTLVNREDHVQMDFQRIELAAGAMSGKEEQEMDFKKLKQIRNRMRKMDWLFLSACAGVVEGDLATVEAYKSSGGDIARQLTADEVQLLNRASAFDVGFTLVHLAIRFQRQDMLAILLTEVNQQAAKCIPSMVCPELTEQIRREIAASLHQRKGDFTCYFLTDLVTFTLPADIEDLPPAIQEKLFDEVLDRDVQKELEEESPVINWSMELGTRLDSRLYALWNRTAGDCLLDSVLQATWGIYDKDSVLRKTLHDSLHDCSHWFYTRWKEWESWYSQSFGLHFSLREEQWQEDWAFILSLASQPGASLEQTHIFVLAHILRRPIIVYGVKYYKSFRGETLGYTRFQGVYLPLLWEQSFCWKSPIALGYTRGHFSALVAMENDGYDNRGAGANLNTDDDVTVTFLPLVDSERKLLHIHFLSAQEMGTEEQQERLLREWLDCCVTDGGMLAAMQKSSRRCNHPLVTQMVEKWLDRYRQIRPCASLSDGEEDEDEDE; encoded by the exons ATGACAGACCAGAGGGACAAATGGGCCTGTGACTACTGCACCTATGAAAACTGGCCCTCTGCCACAAAGTGCACAATGTGTCGTGCACAGAGGTCCAGGGCTCCCATCATCACAGAGGAACCGTACAAAAGCAGCCCTGATCGGGACCCCAGTCACGAGTGGGACCTCCCTGCCAGTGAAGGTGGCAGCAGCCTCCTCATCTGCCCGGACTCCAGCGCCAGGCCCAGGATATGCTCGGCCAGCATGGCTGAGATAGCAACCAAGTGGTCATGTCACATGTGCACATACTTGAACTGGCCGCGGGCCATCCGCTGCACGCAGTGTCTATGTCAACGCCCCAAAAGCTGCAGCCCCACAGAATCCCCTCACACGTCAAGCTCCAACGTGGGCAGCCGCCCAGTCCTGCACTCCCCTGTGGACCCCTGTGAGGAGTACAATGACCGCAACAGGCTCAACACCCACCAACAGCACTGGACATGCTCATCTTGCACTTACCAGAACGTGCCCAAAATGCTCAAGTGCGTGGTGTGCGACCACCCCAAGCCATACCACCACGAGGCCATCGAGCTGGCGCAGCCCGTCGATCACTCGCCCGTGATCAACGAGCAGGACCGGTTGCGGTGGagggctggtggtggtggtggctgcAGTGGAGGCCAGGGCCAGAGGAGGTCGCCTACTTTGGTCAACAGGGAGGACCATGTCCAAATGGATTTCCAAAGGATTGAACTTGCGGCCGGAGCCATGAGCGGCAAGGAGGAGCAGGAGATGGACTTCAAGAAGCTGAAGCAGATACGGAACAGGATGAGGAAGATGGACTGGCTCTTTCTCAGTGCGTGTGCAG GTGTGGTGGAAGGTGACCTGGCGACGGTGGAGGCCTACAAGTCGTCCGGCGGCGACATCGCGCGGCAGCTCACGGCCGACGAGGTGCAGCTGCTTAACCGCGCGTCGGCTTTCGATGTGGGCTTCACGCTGGTCCACCTGGCTATCCGCTTTCAGAGGCAGGACATGCTTGCCATCCTCCTCACCGAG GTGAATCAGCAGGCAGCCAAGTGCATTCCCTCCATGGTGTGTCCTGAGCTGACAGAGCAGATCCGAAGGGAGATTGCCGCCTCTCTGCATCAGCGCAAAGGAGACTTTACCTGCTACTTCCTCACCGACCTGGTCACCTTCACGTTACCTGCAG ATATTGAGGACCTGCCGCCGGCCATCCAGGAGAAACTGTTCGATGAGGTTTTGGATCGAGACGTCCAGAAAG AGCTGGAGGAAGAATCTCCCGTCATCAACTGGTCCATGGAGCTAGGCACACGTCTGGACAGCCGCCTGTACGCCTTGTGGAACCGCACGGCCGGAGACTGTTTGTTGGATTCGGTTCTGCAAGCCACATGGGGAATCTACGACAAGGACTCGGTCCTCCGCAAGACCCTCCACGACAGCTTGCACGACTGCTCGCACTG GTTTTACACTCGCTGGAAGGAGTGGGAGTCGTGGTACTCGCAGAGCTTCGGTCTCCATTTCTCTCTGAGGGAGGAGCAGTGGCAGGAGGACTGGGCCTTCATCCTGTCTCTGGCCAGTCAG cccgGGGCGAGCCTGGAGCAGACCCACATTTTCGTGCTGGCACATATCCTCCGCAGGCCCATCATCGTCTACGGCGTGAAATACTACAAAAGCTTCCGAGGGGAGACATTAGGCTACACCCGTTTTCAAG GTGTGTACCTGCCACTGCTGTGGGAGCAGAGCTTCTGCTGGAAGAGCCCCATTGCGCTGGGCTACACCCGTGGCCACTTCTCGGCCCTGGTGGCCATGGAGAACGACGGCTACGACAATCGGGGTGCGGGCGCCAACCTCAACACGGACGACGACGTCACCGTCACCTTCCTGCCGCTGGTGGACAGCGAGAGGAAGCTGCTGCACATCCACTTCCTGTCGGCGCAGGAG ATGGGCACGGAGGAGCAGCAGGAGAGACTGCTGCGTGAGTGGCTGGACTGCTGCGTGACAGACGGTGGGATGCTGGCCGCCATGCAGAAGAGCTCCCGCCGCTGCAACCACCCCCTGGTCACGCAGATGGTGGAGAAGTGGCTGGACAGATACCGGCAGATACGACCCTGCGCCTCACTCTCTGATGGcgaggaggacgaggacgaggacgagtGA